A genome region from Chryseobacterium sp. G0186 includes the following:
- a CDS encoding DUF2339 domain-containing protein: MNEYFAVILIVVIAIVFNNLNTKIRKLEKKISDLNSRENNASFSSEIPQEISPTEELTTPQTIQTVEARQENVKLHQHRDLPPIEQKDWLSPLFDFLKQNILTIIGIFTLVLGIGYFVKYAIDKNWIGETARAGIGLCTGAGIILIGHFLRKNYKTFASIITGGGIAILYFTATIAFREYHLFSQNTAFIITSLITAVSIILSYYYKSEVLIIISLIGGFTAPLMISTGQSNYPFLFIYLTLLNIGMLAVTFLQHWKSVGWTAYIFTSLYLFYWTQEKPELLSITFYLISYVIFYIFALLDYFRKKDLTIPDILMLVLINFSSIIGLYSIFDQLQYEPVIIFPVIFALLNAVLLFKEYGRKSTGTPFSVFAGITVSLITIAVALQFKTHLITSIWAIEATLLLFIWKKTGHKIFKTCFHLLFPMVICAQIVTWSEYFNTEDLSIIFNPVFLTSLVTIISSVINLYILRNAEKETEKSDFFEDLTAIISYGVIYTALLFEIIYHIHDMAWGPVSSVGILFSIYYIFVLLIFRKQLTISNDIQKGLIILFCFLMTINISVSTSEVVEDILSKELGSGFYLLHLFQWIPLIYVFLKIIPDTEFHKSKISYWIIAFTLITSVSCELHHSYVLAVSQDVMASYEAKEHFNILYLPILWTVLASIFIYIGLKKNIQEYSKVGFALMGIMVLKLYGHDVWQMDNISRISAFIVLGIILLLSSFTFQRLKNIIKNMVDKKDKNEENIDL, encoded by the coding sequence ATGAATGAGTACTTTGCTGTTATATTAATTGTAGTCATTGCCATTGTCTTTAATAACCTGAACACTAAGATCCGAAAACTTGAAAAAAAAATATCAGATCTTAATTCAAGGGAGAACAATGCATCATTTTCGTCTGAAATACCTCAAGAAATATCCCCAACTGAAGAATTAACAACTCCACAGACAATACAAACTGTGGAAGCCCGTCAAGAAAATGTAAAACTTCATCAACACAGAGATTTACCACCTATTGAACAAAAAGATTGGTTAAGTCCCCTATTTGATTTTCTAAAGCAGAATATTCTTACTATCATTGGTATTTTCACATTGGTTTTGGGAATAGGTTATTTTGTAAAGTATGCCATTGACAAAAACTGGATTGGAGAAACCGCAAGAGCAGGAATAGGTCTTTGTACAGGGGCCGGAATTATCCTGATCGGACATTTTCTTCGAAAAAATTATAAAACATTTGCATCAATCATAACGGGAGGTGGAATTGCAATTCTATATTTTACAGCAACCATAGCTTTCCGGGAATATCATTTATTCTCTCAAAATACTGCCTTCATCATCACCTCTCTAATCACTGCGGTCTCCATTATTCTATCTTATTACTACAAAAGTGAAGTCTTGATTATCATTTCATTGATTGGAGGTTTTACCGCTCCACTCATGATCAGCACAGGACAAAGCAACTACCCTTTCCTCTTTATCTACCTTACTCTTTTAAATATAGGAATGCTTGCCGTTACCTTTCTTCAACATTGGAAAAGTGTGGGATGGACGGCCTATATTTTCACTTCTCTTTATCTATTCTATTGGACTCAGGAAAAACCGGAACTTTTGAGTATTACTTTTTACCTCATCAGCTATGTTATTTTCTATATTTTCGCTCTGCTCGATTACTTCAGAAAAAAAGACCTTACCATTCCGGATATTCTAATGCTTGTCCTGATCAATTTTTCAAGTATAATCGGGCTTTACTCTATATTTGATCAATTGCAGTACGAACCTGTCATCATCTTTCCGGTTATTTTTGCACTCCTTAACGCTGTTCTTTTATTTAAGGAATATGGAAGAAAAAGCACAGGAACACCTTTTTCTGTTTTTGCAGGAATAACGGTCAGCTTAATTACCATTGCCGTAGCCCTACAATTTAAGACTCATCTCATCACAAGCATTTGGGCTATAGAAGCTACCTTACTTCTTTTCATATGGAAAAAAACAGGTCATAAAATTTTCAAAACCTGTTTCCATCTTCTTTTCCCAATGGTCATCTGCGCTCAAATTGTTACCTGGAGTGAATATTTCAATACGGAAGACCTCAGCATTATATTCAACCCCGTATTTTTAACCAGCCTAGTTACTATCATTTCGTCAGTGATTAACTTATATATATTAAGGAATGCAGAGAAAGAAACAGAAAAAAGTGACTTTTTTGAAGACCTTACCGCCATCATAAGCTATGGAGTCATTTATACCGCTCTGCTCTTTGAAATTATCTATCACATACACGACATGGCATGGGGTCCTGTTAGCAGTGTAGGAATATTATTCAGTATCTATTACATTTTTGTATTATTAATTTTTAGAAAACAACTAACAATCAGCAATGATATCCAAAAAGGTCTTATTATTCTTTTTTGCTTTTTGATGACAATTAACATCTCCGTTTCCACGTCAGAGGTGGTTGAAGATATTTTATCAAAAGAACTTGGGTCTGGTTTTTATCTACTACACTTATTTCAGTGGATCCCCCTTATCTATGTATTCTTAAAAATCATTCCGGACACGGAGTTTCATAAATCCAAAATCTCCTATTGGATCATTGCATTTACTTTGATTACCTCAGTAAGTTGTGAGCTTCATCATTCCTATGTTTTAGCGGTTTCTCAGGATGTCATGGCATCCTATGAAGCAAAGGAACATTTCAATATTCTTTATTTACCAATCCTTTGGACTGTTCTTGCCAGTATTTTTATCTATATAGGTTTGAAAAAAAACATCCAGGAATACAGCAAAGTGGGATTTGCTCTTATGGGGATTATGGTTTTAAAACTGTATGGTCATGATGTATGGCAAATGGATAATATTTCAAGAATAAGCGCATTTATTGTACTCGGAATTATATTACTGTTAAGTTCATTCACTTTTCAGCGTCTTAAGAACATCATCAAAAATATGGTTGATAAAAAAGATAAAAATGAAGAAAACATTGATTTATAA